The following proteins come from a genomic window of Brachionichthys hirsutus isolate HB-005 unplaced genomic scaffold, CSIRO-AGI_Bhir_v1 contig_500, whole genome shotgun sequence:
- the LOC137917071 gene encoding cartilage-associated protein-like, which produces MSPSISSQLLCALLIAFLLAVGNSQYEKYSFRSFPRNELMPLESAYKYALDQYTGEKWKETVEYMEVSLRLYRLLRDSEAFCNLNCSSVRLDDAEEKFAEFPELRAFGNVMKRAQCLKRCKQGLPAFRQSLPSRDTVEEFERREPYRYLQYAYFKSDKLAKAVSAAHTFLLKHPNDEMMQKNMAYYKSLPGAEEHLKDLETKSYETLFVRAVRAYNGQNFRTSVSDMELALRDFLKVYAECLAASEGPRDVKDFKDFYPNIADHYIEVLDRKAACESDLTPVVGGFAVEKFVATMYHYLQFAYYKLNDLKNAVPCAASYMLFDPDDDVMKNNVAYYQFHKGQWGLTEEDFLPRSEALRYYNQTTMQLQMLEFSRRNLVSDDEGEVVEFIDELLEEDGDPTLESPPTG; this is translated from the exons atgtcacccTCCATTTCTTCCCAACTCCTCTGCGCGCTGCTGATCGCGTTTCTTCTCGCCGTCGGGAACTCCCAGTACGAAAAGTACAGCTTCAGGAGTTTCCCCAGGAACGAGCTGATGCCCCTGGAGTCCGCGTACAAGTACGCGCTGGACCAGTACACCGGGGAGAAGTGGAAGGAGACGGTGGAGTACATGGAGGTGTCCCTGCGGCTCTACCGGCTGCTGCGGGACAGCGAGGCCTTCTGCAACCTCAACTGCAGCTCCGTGCGTCTGGACGACGCCGAGGAGAAGTTCGCGGAGTTCCCAGAGCTGCGCGCCTTCGGGAACGTCATGAAGCGGGCGCAGTGCCTGAAGCGCTGCAAGCAGGGGCTGCCCGCCTTCCGCCAGAGCCTGCCGAGCCGGGACACCGTGGAGGAGTTCGAGAGGAGGGAGCCGTACAGATACCTGCAGTACGCGTACTTTAAA tccgaCAAGCTGGCCAAGGCGGTGTCTGCTGCCCACACCTTCCTGCTGAAGCACCCGAATGACGAGATGATGCAGAAGAACATGGCGTACTATAAAAGCCTGCCCGGGGCCGAGGAACACCTCAAAGACCTGGAGACCAAATCCTACGAG ACGCTGTTCGTCCGAGCGGTGCGGGCGTACAACGGCCAAAACTTCCGCACTTCCGTGTCGGACATGGAGCTGGCTTTGCGGGACTTCCTGAAGGTCTACGCCGAGTGCCTGGCGGCGTCCGAGGGCCCGAGGGACGTCAAAGACTTTAAAGACTTCTATCCCAACATCGCCG ATCACTACATCGAGGTCCTGGACAGGAAGGCGGCGTGCGAAAGCGACCTGACGCCCGTCGTCGGGGGGTTCGCCGTCGAGAAGTTCGTGGCCACCATGTACCACTATTTGCAATTTGCTTATTACAAAT TGAACGACCTGAAGAACGCCGTCCCATGTGCCGCTAGCTACATGCTGTTTGACCCCGACGACGACGTGATGAAGAACAACGTGGCCTATTATCAGTTCCACAAAGGCCAGTGGGGCCTGACGGAAGAGGACTTCCTGCCCAGATCG GAGGCACTGCGCTACTACAATCAAACCACCATGCAGCTGCAGATGCTGGAGTTCTCCAGGCGCAACTTGGTGAGCGACGACGAG GGGGAGGTGGTGGAGTTTATAGATGAGTTACTGGAAGAGGATGGAGATCCGACTTTGGAAAGCCCGCCAACAGGCTGA
- the LOC137917070 gene encoding peptidyl-prolyl cis-trans isomerase FKBP9-like produces the protein MLPCMTRMIYLSVTVAFVACNAPPVPLDDIFIEKTFVPERCARAVKVGDFVRYHYIGTFPDGKKFDSSYDRGSSYNVFVGKKQLIEGMDKALVGMCVNQRSTVKIPPQLAYGTRGYGDLIPPDAVLHFDVLLLDVWNPDDGVRIDTYHAAPACTRKVEVSDFVRYHYNGTLLDGTLFDSSHTRMRTYDTYVGIGWLIAGMDQGLLGMCVGERRFVTMPPSLGYGENGDGSDIPGQASLVFDVVLLDLHNPKDGIKVTNQIVPESCTRKTVSGDYIRYHYNGSLLDGTFFDSSYSRNHTYDTYVGQGYVITGMDEGLIGACVGEKRTIVIPPHLAYGEEGTGSKIPGSAVLVFDVHVIDFHNPSDRTEINVTHKPGECPKQTKKGDFVKYHYNASLMDGTDIDSTYNYGKTYNIVLGANQVVPGMEDGLLEMCVGEKRHLVIPPHLGYGERGVTGEVPGSAVLVFDVELIDVEDGLPDGYMFIWNDDVSPDLFSEMDKDDDKQVEASEFTDYIMQQVNEGKGRLAPGFDPYRIIDNMFSNQDRDGDGKITEAEFRLKADESAVHDEL, from the exons ATGCTCCCGTGCATGACGCGGATGATATACCTCTCGGTCACGGTGGCGTTCGTCGCCTGCAACGCGCCTCCGGTGCCGCTCGATGACATCTTCATTGAGAAAACTTTCGTGCCGGAGCGGTGCGCGCGCGCAGTCAAAGTCGGAGATTTTGTCCGGTATCATTACATCGGGACGTTTCCGGACGGCAAAAAGTTCGACTCCAG CTACGACCGCGGCAGCTCCTACAACGTGTTCGTGGGTAAGAAGCAGCTGATCGAAGGGATGGACAAAGCTCTGGTGGGAATGTGCGTCAACCAGAGAAGCACGGTGAAGATCCCTCCTCAGCTGGCCTACGGGACGCGGGGATACG GTGACCTCATCCCTCCGGACGCCGTCCTCCACTTCGACGTCCTGCTGCTCGACGTTTGGAACCCCGATGACGGCGTCCGGATCGACACCTACCACGCGGCCCCCGCCTGCACGAGAAAGGTGGAGGTGTCCGACTTCGTCCGCTACCACTACAACGGCACCCTGCTGGACGGGACGCTGTTCGACTCCAG CCACACGCGGATGCGTACCTACGACACCTACGTTGGGATTGGCTGGCTGATCGCCGGCATGGATCAGGGCCTCCTGGGAATGTGCGTCGGCGAGAGACGCTTCGTTACGATGCCGCCGTCACTGGGATACGGAGAAAATGGAGATG GCAGCGACATTCCAGGACAGGCATCCCTTGTGTTTGATGTCGTTCTCCTGGACCTCCACAACCCCAAGGATGGGATCAAAGTGACCAATCAGATTGTACCGGAGTCCTGCACAAGGAAGACCGTCTCCGGAGACTACATACGCTACCATTATAATGGCAGCCTCCTTGATGGGACGTTTTTTGATTCCAG CTACTCCCGTAATCACACCTATGACACATACGTGGGTCAAGGCTACGTGATTACCGGCATGGACGAGGGTCTGATCGGAGCCTGTGTCGGAGAGAAACGCACCATCGTCATCCCCCCGCATCTGGCGTATGGCGAGGAGGgaacgg GCTCCAAGATCCCTGGATCTGCTGTTCTGGTGTTCGACGTTCACGTCATCGACTTCCACAACCCGTCAGACCGGACCGAGATCAACGTCACCCACAAGCCGGGAGAGTGTCCCAAGCAAACCAAGAAGGGCGACTTTGTCAAGTATCACTACAACGCCTCTCTGATGGACGGCACGGACATCGACTCCAC GTATAATTACGGAAAGACGTACAACATCGTCCTGGGAGCCAATCAGGTCGTCCCGGGGATGGAGGACGGGCTGCTGGAGATGTGTGTGGGGGAGAAAAGACACCTGGTCATCCCTCCCCACCTGGGCTACGGGGAGAGAGGAGTCA CTGGAGAAGTCCCGGGCAGCGCCGTGCTGGTGTTTGACGTCGAGCTGATCGATGTGGAGGACGGACTCCCAGACGGCTACATGTTCATCTGGAACGACGACGTGTCCCCCGACCTGTTCTCTGAGATGGACAAGGACGACGACAAGCAGGTGGAGGCCTCCGAG TTTACCGACTACATCATGCAGCAGGTGAACGAGGGCAAAGGGCGGCTCGCCCCCGGCTTCGATCCGTACCGCATCATCGACAACATGTTCTCCAACCAGGACCGCGACGGAGACGGGAAGATCACGGAGGCGGAGTTCAGACTTAAAGCGGACGAATCTGCCGTCCACGATGAGCTATGA